From one Caldithrix abyssi DSM 13497 genomic stretch:
- a CDS encoding YkgJ family cysteine cluster protein, with amino-acid sequence MDSLIQALEAFYQKVDENVHKLEELNRARLHCKAGCADCCLDGITVFEAEAAYIRHKAESVLKEKPHPTGKCAFLDEDDRCRIYAFRPYVCRTQGLPLRWFEYNESGIKVEYRDICPLNEVGPELQWMDEKYFWEIGPAEQELAELQQKFKSGRLKRVPLRELFYK; translated from the coding sequence ATGGATTCCTTAATTCAGGCGCTCGAAGCCTTTTACCAAAAAGTAGATGAAAACGTGCACAAGTTAGAAGAGCTGAACCGTGCTCGTTTGCATTGTAAAGCGGGCTGCGCCGACTGCTGTCTGGACGGCATTACCGTGTTTGAAGCGGAAGCGGCTTACATCAGGCACAAAGCCGAAAGTGTGTTGAAAGAGAAACCCCATCCCACAGGCAAATGCGCCTTTCTGGACGAGGACGATCGCTGCCGCATTTATGCTTTCCGACCTTATGTGTGTCGTACGCAGGGCCTGCCTTTGCGCTGGTTTGAATATAACGAAAGCGGCATTAAGGTTGAATACCGGGACATCTGTCCTTTAAACGAAGTCGGGCCAGAACTACAGTGGATGGACGAAAAATATTTCTGGGAAATCGGCCCGGCCGAACAGGAGCTGGCCGAGTTACAGCAAAAATTCAAATCCGGTCGCCTGAAACGCGTTCCTCTGCGCGAATTATTTTACAAATGA
- a CDS encoding hybrid sensor histidine kinase/response regulator yields MSQELAQKIRILEERLKEAEGTLEAIRKGKIDAIVVQGKELPEIYTLKSADFTYRVLIERMNEGAAILSKEGIVLYSNNKLTEILGTNKKELVGNFLSDFLLASERKKLDIILKKGIKQAINQKVFYVRPHDGQLKSLLFSANPMPAESGADIGLIVTDLSEVEEKEKLQKLQVKLEEMVVDRTRRLQEAHEELKAMNERLAHEIEEHKRTEQELIRKEQEIDEIINSAAEGILGVDKNGVCTFVNNSCLTLLGYDSRDEVVGKKVQKILAPRCDMNTPCPEKDSKIFKAIKDGTVQSATDMFFRKKDGRYFPVGYLVHPIRSDSRTRGAVISFWDFSQQRALEEKLKQMAKVLEQSLDLIVITDVDGTIEYVNPAFEKNTGYTLGELKDKTPKILLSEDNSPDFCQKLLENLKEGKNWQGTITCKRKNGEVFKCLTVFFPIRNDSGEIINYAFVQRDISAEEQLREQMYQAQKLESLGKLTGGVAHDFNNLLTVINGFSKLGLELINKDHPLHSYLQQIYRAGERASHLTSQLLTFSRKQVISPQKVNINEIFKETQKMLQRLIGEDIKLIFQLDEKVKPIKADVTQIDQILMNLVVNARDAILEKENAEEKKIVVSTRQVEVSQKMADKYLDLNPGPHVLIEVKDTGIGMTDEVKEHIFEPFFTTKKEGRGTGLGLSTVYGIIKQNQAFIQVKSKPGVGTTFSIYWPNYLQEDQNQPEQKEAQFAQGRQQLVLIVEDDPEVRSLLEASLKKLNYRVMTAANGAEALKIINSAKDEIDAIITDLVMPEIDGVTLAKKVREMGIAVPVLFGTGYADEHLEKIVDSDYSRFILQKPYRLEELAKKLNEVLGN; encoded by the coding sequence ATGAGTCAGGAGCTGGCACAAAAGATAAGAATTCTTGAAGAGCGTCTTAAAGAAGCAGAGGGCACGTTAGAGGCTATCCGCAAGGGTAAGATCGACGCGATTGTCGTTCAGGGCAAAGAACTGCCGGAGATTTACACTTTAAAAAGCGCTGATTTTACCTACCGTGTTTTAATCGAACGTATGAACGAAGGTGCCGCCATCCTTTCCAAAGAAGGCATTGTACTTTATTCCAATAATAAACTGACGGAAATCCTGGGCACCAACAAAAAGGAGCTTGTCGGGAATTTTTTAAGCGATTTTTTGCTGGCCTCAGAGAGAAAAAAATTGGACATTATTTTAAAAAAGGGAATAAAGCAGGCCATCAATCAAAAGGTCTTTTATGTTCGTCCGCATGACGGTCAATTGAAATCACTATTGTTTTCCGCCAATCCCATGCCCGCGGAGAGCGGCGCCGATATCGGTTTGATTGTTACCGACTTAAGCGAGGTGGAAGAAAAAGAGAAATTGCAAAAGCTTCAGGTTAAGCTGGAAGAGATGGTGGTGGATCGAACGCGACGCCTCCAGGAAGCGCACGAAGAACTAAAAGCGATGAATGAACGACTGGCGCACGAAATTGAAGAGCATAAAAGAACGGAACAAGAATTAATCCGTAAAGAACAGGAAATTGACGAGATCATCAACTCGGCCGCCGAGGGCATTCTGGGCGTCGATAAAAACGGCGTGTGTACGTTTGTCAATAACAGCTGCCTGACCTTGCTGGGGTATGATTCGCGCGACGAGGTGGTGGGTAAAAAGGTTCAGAAAATTCTTGCTCCGCGCTGTGATATGAACACGCCCTGTCCGGAAAAAGACAGCAAAATATTTAAAGCGATTAAAGACGGTACCGTGCAAAGCGCTACCGATATGTTTTTCAGGAAAAAGGACGGCCGTTATTTCCCGGTCGGCTATCTGGTGCATCCGATAAGATCAGATTCCAGAACACGGGGTGCGGTAATTTCGTTCTGGGATTTTTCACAGCAGCGCGCCCTGGAAGAAAAATTGAAGCAGATGGCCAAGGTTCTGGAACAATCACTGGATTTGATTGTCATTACGGATGTGGATGGCACTATCGAGTATGTCAATCCAGCTTTTGAAAAAAACACGGGCTATACGCTTGGAGAGTTGAAAGACAAAACGCCAAAAATCTTACTCAGCGAGGATAACAGCCCAGACTTTTGTCAGAAACTATTGGAAAATCTTAAAGAGGGTAAAAATTGGCAGGGCACCATTACCTGTAAACGGAAAAACGGTGAAGTGTTTAAGTGTTTGACGGTGTTTTTCCCGATTCGAAACGATTCCGGAGAAATTATTAATTATGCTTTTGTACAACGAGATATCTCGGCCGAGGAACAGCTAAGAGAGCAGATGTACCAGGCGCAAAAACTGGAGAGTCTGGGCAAGTTAACCGGCGGGGTGGCCCACGATTTTAACAATTTATTGACTGTTATTAACGGCTTTTCAAAATTAGGCCTGGAGCTGATCAATAAAGATCATCCGCTGCACAGCTATTTGCAGCAAATTTACAGAGCGGGGGAACGAGCTTCCCATTTGACCTCGCAATTGTTAACTTTTAGCCGTAAACAGGTCATCTCCCCGCAAAAAGTTAATATCAATGAAATTTTTAAAGAAACGCAAAAAATGCTTCAACGATTAATCGGCGAGGACATCAAACTGATTTTTCAGCTTGATGAAAAGGTTAAACCGATTAAAGCGGACGTAACGCAAATTGACCAGATTTTAATGAACCTGGTGGTCAACGCCCGCGACGCCATTCTGGAAAAAGAAAACGCCGAAGAAAAGAAAATTGTCGTTTCAACCCGCCAGGTGGAAGTCTCGCAAAAAATGGCCGATAAATATCTTGATTTAAATCCTGGCCCCCATGTTCTAATCGAAGTCAAAGATACGGGCATCGGAATGACGGATGAAGTTAAAGAACATATTTTCGAACCCTTTTTTACCACTAAAAAAGAAGGGCGGGGAACAGGGCTTGGGCTTTCTACCGTTTACGGAATTATCAAACAAAATCAGGCATTTATTCAAGTAAAGAGTAAGCCGGGCGTGGGCACTACTTTTTCCATTTATTGGCCCAACTATCTGCAGGAAGACCAAAATCAACCAGAGCAGAAAGAAGCGCAGTTCGCACAGGGCCGTCAGCAGCTGGTTTTAATCGTGGAAGATGATCCTGAAGTGCGCAGCCTGCTGGAGGCATCCCTCAAAAAACTGAACTACAGAGTTATGACCGCCGCTAACGGCGCAGAAGCGCTGAAAATCATAAACAGTGCAAAAGATGAAATTGACGCGATCATTACCGACCTGGTGATGCCTGAAATAGACGGCGTAACCCTGGCGAAAAAAGTCAGGGAAATGGGCATTGCCGTTCCCGTCCTCTTTGGAACGGGTTACGCCGACGAACATCTTGAAAAGATTGTGGACTCCGATTACAGCCGCTTCATTCTCCAAAAGCCCTACAGGCTGGAAGAGCTGGCTAAAAAATTAAATGAGGTCCTGGGAAATTAA
- a CDS encoding PAS domain S-box protein has translation MKINKITWIFKRKRLSVIPPLILFLLLAFILSFLWFHDREQHQQALEDLTRVMADQVTFRLESWINQRLSLADYLALNWVDQYARSPKKFNKDVNNLFKIYPGIQAINWIDSNWIIRIVNPVKGNEDALNKDLHAHPSQKVKQAITTAMTTKNLTCTSVIPLLQGGKGFASYKPVFANDQLLGFINIVFKTDTLIRYCLNNPFLQEHFDLLIETVEEDTIFHSTHRQMSAAFLHASGAQIGDKIWKIKISPSSDFIKSQLAVTRNKYFILNLIFTLAIALLMWILVLRHLKLKQNERQFRSLFESANIWIHLLKKDGAIIQANPFFYQQTGLSPAKIEGKNFLQFLNAKSRRIFSQWLETIEENPEFRSELEFKMNGRIKAIIDCSGIVIRNELDQAESVVLYSNNVTDKKKFEKALNESEEKYRQIVEQSHDAIFIYRKNKFLFVNNSLEEISEYQKDELYEIDVLQLIHEEDRPRLTKFARARKKGDFAPYQYTARIVTKSGKIKLCEFNVNTITYQGKQAILGSVRDVTREQEARQALEASEKRYRNLFENVPVGLYRINEKGELLAANPATLKLIGCQSFEEAQSINFFSFYMDETSHTLWKNLLKFSEKQHTHETRLRKIDGTVIWVRDTAKVYREPESGGLFIEGVLEDITEQKKAQDRLIESERRFKEMANLLPQCVFESNTSLRLTYVNSFATRLTGYSQLEMLQGMKILEWFPQGQQQKALEFFEAVLNFKTPPSNEFLALRKDGQLFPVLIFATPILKREEVTGLRGVLVDISERKRMENALRESEARYRSLVEQSPDAIVVHESGRILFANQAARKIYKAQTLEQMYNRPVMSFVHPDSRELVKRRLLEAAANGKGTVLPLIQEKHIALDGTELDVEVVGTRVEYQGRMVNLAIIRDITEQLKYQRALQESEGRFKSILTSMVDIVLLFDPQGKLLFYNAPEAEELNFNLKSYIGRPIFRLLPRAMKLQLKPTIHKLNRGQTVKLEFNLEEKNAGIKWFSANVTPMLIEEKIHGYVAVVRDITERKESELKLSQALSEKEILLQEVHHRVKNNLQSLFYLIQMNKNQVSDLNSREIFNNLQNQLRAMSLVYEQLYHSTNLAAIDMKTYLQSLMTNVHQTFLNVEDVKLILNIDDLTLAVDKALPCGLIINELVSNSFKYAFNDSAGPKEIHVRLNKHKGRIQLTVSDSGAGFSPPRDLTRLKSMGLKLVHLWATHQLGGKLKIDGRNGAKITIEFEI, from the coding sequence ATGAAGATAAATAAAATAACATGGATTTTTAAAAGAAAAAGATTGTCTGTCATTCCGCCTTTGATCCTTTTTCTTTTACTGGCCTTTATTCTGAGTTTTCTCTGGTTTCATGACCGGGAACAACACCAGCAGGCGCTCGAGGATCTGACGCGCGTAATGGCCGATCAGGTTACCTTTCGGCTGGAAAGCTGGATCAATCAGCGTCTTTCTCTGGCCGACTACCTGGCGTTAAATTGGGTGGATCAATATGCCCGATCACCCAAGAAATTCAACAAAGACGTCAACAATCTCTTTAAGATATATCCCGGCATCCAGGCCATCAACTGGATCGACAGCAATTGGATTATTCGCATTGTCAACCCGGTAAAAGGCAACGAAGACGCTCTGAATAAAGACCTCCATGCTCACCCCTCGCAAAAGGTAAAACAGGCCATAACCACAGCCATGACAACCAAAAACCTTACCTGCACCAGCGTCATTCCCCTTTTACAGGGCGGCAAAGGCTTTGCATCTTACAAGCCCGTTTTTGCCAATGATCAGCTGTTAGGCTTCATTAACATCGTGTTCAAAACCGATACGCTTATCCGCTACTGTCTTAATAATCCCTTTTTGCAGGAACATTTTGACCTGCTGATTGAAACGGTTGAGGAAGATACCATTTTCCATTCGACTCACCGTCAGATGTCAGCGGCATTTTTACATGCGTCCGGCGCGCAAATCGGAGACAAAATCTGGAAAATCAAAATCAGTCCTTCGTCTGATTTTATTAAAAGTCAACTGGCCGTGACGCGCAATAAATATTTTATATTAAACCTGATTTTTACGCTGGCCATCGCCCTTTTAATGTGGATTCTGGTGTTACGTCATCTGAAATTAAAGCAGAACGAGCGGCAGTTCCGATCATTATTTGAATCAGCCAATATCTGGATTCACTTATTAAAGAAAGACGGCGCCATCATTCAGGCCAACCCGTTTTTCTATCAACAAACGGGCTTAAGTCCCGCAAAAATCGAAGGCAAAAACTTTCTGCAGTTTTTAAACGCCAAATCGAGAAGAATTTTCAGCCAATGGCTGGAAACGATTGAAGAGAATCCTGAATTCCGGTCGGAACTGGAGTTCAAAATGAACGGACGTATTAAGGCTATCATCGACTGTTCCGGGATTGTTATCCGTAATGAATTGGATCAGGCTGAGTCCGTCGTATTGTATTCGAATAATGTAACGGATAAAAAGAAATTTGAAAAAGCCCTGAACGAAAGCGAAGAAAAGTATCGGCAAATTGTGGAGCAAAGCCACGATGCCATTTTTATTTATCGCAAAAATAAATTTTTGTTTGTCAACAACAGCTTAGAGGAAATTTCCGAATACCAAAAAGACGAATTGTATGAAATCGATGTTTTACAATTGATTCATGAAGAAGATCGGCCAAGATTGACCAAATTTGCGCGGGCGCGTAAAAAGGGAGATTTTGCACCATATCAATACACAGCCCGCATCGTCACCAAATCCGGTAAAATTAAACTTTGTGAGTTTAATGTAAACACCATTACCTATCAGGGAAAACAGGCCATTCTGGGCAGCGTGCGCGACGTTACCAGAGAGCAGGAGGCCCGCCAGGCGCTGGAAGCCAGTGAAAAACGCTATCGCAACTTATTTGAAAATGTGCCGGTGGGACTGTACCGCATTAATGAAAAGGGCGAACTACTGGCTGCCAATCCGGCGACATTAAAACTGATCGGCTGCCAATCCTTTGAAGAAGCCCAAAGCATCAACTTTTTTTCTTTTTACATGGATGAAACATCGCACACCCTATGGAAAAATCTATTAAAATTTAGCGAAAAACAGCACACCCATGAAACGCGCCTGCGCAAAATAGACGGAACCGTCATCTGGGTGCGAGATACGGCCAAGGTCTATCGCGAACCGGAAAGCGGAGGTCTCTTCATCGAAGGCGTTCTTGAAGATATCACCGAACAAAAGAAAGCGCAGGATCGCCTAATTGAAAGCGAACGACGTTTTAAAGAAATGGCCAATCTGCTGCCTCAATGCGTATTCGAAAGCAATACATCGCTCCGCTTGACGTATGTGAATTCGTTTGCTACAAGACTTACCGGATATTCTCAATTAGAGATGTTGCAGGGGATGAAAATATTGGAATGGTTTCCACAGGGGCAACAGCAAAAAGCGCTGGAATTCTTTGAAGCCGTATTAAATTTTAAGACGCCGCCATCCAATGAATTTTTAGCTTTACGTAAAGACGGGCAATTGTTTCCGGTTTTAATATTTGCCACTCCCATTTTAAAGCGCGAAGAGGTAACCGGCCTGCGGGGCGTGCTGGTGGATATCAGTGAAAGAAAAAGAATGGAAAACGCTCTGCGCGAAAGCGAAGCCCGTTACCGCAGCCTGGTGGAACAATCTCCGGATGCCATTGTGGTTCATGAAAGCGGTCGTATTTTATTTGCCAATCAGGCGGCGCGTAAAATTTACAAAGCCCAAACGTTGGAACAAATGTACAACAGGCCGGTTATGAGCTTTGTCCATCCTGATTCCAGAGAACTGGTTAAACGCAGGCTTTTAGAGGCCGCCGCAAACGGCAAAGGAACTGTTTTACCCTTAATCCAGGAAAAGCACATTGCTCTGGACGGGACGGAATTAGATGTGGAGGTGGTCGGAACGCGCGTGGAATATCAGGGACGAATGGTAAACCTGGCCATCATTCGCGACATCACCGAACAACTGAAATATCAGCGCGCCCTGCAAGAATCCGAAGGCCGCTTTAAAAGTATTTTAACCAGCATGGTCGATATCGTTCTGCTGTTTGATCCGCAGGGCAAGCTGCTGTTCTATAATGCTCCAGAAGCAGAAGAATTGAATTTTAACCTCAAAAGTTACATAGGGCGACCCATTTTCCGGCTATTGCCCCGCGCCATGAAATTGCAACTTAAACCAACCATCCACAAACTGAACAGGGGACAAACCGTAAAACTGGAATTTAACCTGGAAGAAAAAAACGCCGGTATTAAGTGGTTTTCTGCCAATGTGACGCCCATGCTCATCGAAGAGAAGATTCATGGTTATGTTGCCGTAGTGCGTGATATTACAGAACGCAAAGAAAGCGAACTGAAATTGAGCCAGGCTTTAAGCGAAAAAGAAATTCTGTTGCAAGAGGTTCATCACCGCGTTAAGAACAATCTGCAAAGTTTATTCTATCTCATACAGATGAACAAAAATCAAGTTTCTGACCTGAATAGCCGAGAAATATTTAACAACCTGCAAAATCAATTACGCGCCATGAGCCTGGTTTACGAACAGCTCTACCACTCGACGAATCTGGCGGCTATTGACATGAAAACGTACCTGCAAAGTTTAATGACCAATGTGCATCAGACGTTTTTAAACGTCGAAGATGTTAAACTGATTTTAAATATTGACGATTTAACTTTAGCGGTCGATAAAGCGCTGCCCTGCGGGCTGATTATTAATGAGCTGGTCAGTAATTCGTTTAAATACGCCTTCAACGATTCGGCAGGGCCTAAGGAGATTCACGTTCGGTTGAATAAACACAAAGGACGTATTCAATTGACGGTCAGCGACAGCGGGGCCGGTTTTTCGCCTCCGCGAGATTTAACCAGACTTAAATCGATGGGATTAAAACTGGTTCATTTATGGGCAACGCATCAACTGGGCGGAAAATTAAAGATTGACGGCCGGAATGGCGCAAAAATCACTATTGAATTTGAAATTTAA
- a CDS encoding response regulator, which translates to MEAPRIFIVEDDALIVAHLQQILQEFNYGIAGIAASGADAIEQIEKTNPQLILMDIRIRGPINGLEAAHRISKKQDIPIIFLTAHANQDYLNQAQLDNVYSYLVKPVRSIDLHTNIQMALFKHQVQQRLNMVNSILKTRQQINQFILERRSKKELLNGICQMLAGTDVFTTTILLTDTHNKTMEIFISRDYEQDGKILKQKILENNMPPCIQNAFDTDEVVITRVAEDQCILCKFCKSVAGQFHLSYRLGYRDTQYGVLTAYLAPTFEADEQIVELFKEIGNDIAYAIHKFDIEQMQLKAQKMLKESEYKYRILSENALVGVFLVQNEQFKYANPRMAEIFQYESPKKILQLKSYLDLCHPANHQKIKAVFKEMLESHSSPTHIEFSGMDKDGRRLELELLASRIEFQGKEAILGSILDITEKKEKDEIIRVLSTGIQESPVGIMVTDPEGKIEYVNPAFTKISGYSEKDVKGKTPRMLKSGEMPEEFYRLMWKTISSGSPWHDEIINRKKDGSFYWAKLLIVPIKDANNRITHFMGIQEDISENKKLQQQLLQSQKMEAIGRLAGGIAHDFNNLLTVINGYAQLLLYALKEDDVHRKKVEQIFQAGEKAKNLTSQLLAFSRKQMRQARILNLNDVIENYLPMLKSLLGENITLDIQLASDLWPIESDAHQLEQILLNLIVNAKQAMPDGGKLTIITQNCAIDQKFASDNEGARAGDFVRLSVADTGVGMDQETLKHIFEPFFTTRGVGEGTGLGLSTVYGIVKQNEGMIYVTSAPQSGTIFDIYFPKVEGTEQATRPENKEEQQNLRGDASILLVEDDADVRKLTGKALSYFGYKVTPARDGKDALRKLKADRQAFDLLITDLVMPNLSGKKLAAMIHEYYPGLPVLFISGYSENEFKEENRNDQPNFLQKPFSPIDLAKKVNELLKDRNGAR; encoded by the coding sequence ATGGAAGCTCCTCGCATATTCATCGTAGAAGATGACGCGTTAATCGTTGCGCATTTGCAGCAAATTTTACAGGAATTTAATTACGGAATTGCGGGTATCGCCGCCTCGGGAGCGGATGCCATTGAACAAATTGAGAAAACAAATCCTCAATTGATTTTAATGGATATTCGCATTCGCGGACCGATAAACGGCCTTGAAGCCGCGCACCGGATTTCGAAAAAACAGGACATTCCCATCATCTTCTTAACGGCGCACGCCAATCAGGACTACCTCAATCAGGCGCAACTGGACAATGTTTATTCCTATCTGGTAAAACCGGTCAGAAGCATCGACTTACATACCAATATTCAAATGGCGCTATTTAAACATCAGGTCCAGCAACGTTTAAACATGGTCAATTCCATTCTGAAAACGCGGCAGCAAATCAACCAATTCATCCTTGAAAGGCGCAGTAAAAAAGAGCTTTTAAATGGTATCTGTCAGATGTTGGCCGGAACCGACGTTTTTACGACAACCATTTTGTTAACAGATACCCACAATAAAACAATGGAGATATTTATCTCTCGCGATTATGAACAGGATGGCAAAATCTTAAAGCAAAAAATTTTAGAAAACAACATGCCTCCATGCATCCAGAATGCGTTTGATACGGACGAAGTGGTAATCACGCGCGTCGCTGAGGATCAGTGTATATTATGTAAATTTTGCAAAAGTGTTGCCGGCCAGTTTCATCTGAGTTACCGTTTAGGATATCGCGACACCCAATATGGCGTTTTGACGGCTTATCTTGCGCCCACTTTTGAAGCCGACGAGCAGATTGTGGAATTATTCAAGGAAATTGGCAATGATATTGCCTACGCCATCCATAAATTTGACATCGAACAGATGCAACTTAAAGCCCAGAAAATGCTGAAAGAGAGCGAGTATAAATATCGAATTTTAAGCGAAAACGCGCTGGTTGGCGTTTTTCTGGTGCAGAACGAACAATTCAAATATGCGAATCCCCGCATGGCGGAAATTTTCCAATATGAAAGCCCGAAAAAAATCTTACAACTAAAATCTTATCTTGACCTCTGCCATCCGGCCAATCATCAAAAGATAAAAGCGGTATTCAAAGAGATGCTGGAAAGCCACAGTTCCCCAACGCATATTGAATTTAGTGGAATGGATAAAGACGGCAGGAGACTGGAGCTGGAACTATTAGCCTCGCGTATTGAATTTCAGGGGAAGGAAGCCATTCTGGGCAGCATTCTGGATATAACCGAAAAAAAAGAAAAAGACGAAATCATCCGCGTCCTTTCCACGGGCATTCAGGAAAGTCCTGTGGGTATTATGGTCACGGATCCGGAGGGCAAAATTGAGTACGTCAATCCCGCTTTCACCAAAATAAGCGGATATTCAGAAAAAGATGTAAAAGGGAAAACGCCCCGCATGTTAAAATCAGGCGAAATGCCCGAAGAATTCTACCGGCTGATGTGGAAAACGATTTCCAGCGGATCCCCATGGCACGATGAAATTATCAATCGGAAAAAAGACGGTTCTTTCTACTGGGCAAAACTGCTCATCGTCCCCATCAAAGACGCGAACAATCGAATTACACACTTCATGGGCATTCAGGAAGATATCTCAGAAAATAAAAAACTGCAACAACAACTGCTCCAATCCCAAAAAATGGAAGCCATCGGCCGACTGGCCGGAGGCATCGCCCATGATTTTAACAACCTGCTCACAGTCATTAACGGCTATGCCCAGCTGCTGCTGTATGCCTTAAAAGAAGACGACGTCCATCGTAAAAAGGTGGAACAGATCTTTCAGGCCGGCGAAAAAGCCAAAAATTTGACCAGTCAGCTGCTGGCTTTCAGCCGCAAACAGATGCGGCAAGCCCGCATATTGAACCTCAACGATGTAATCGAAAACTACCTTCCCATGCTCAAAAGCTTGCTGGGCGAAAATATCACGCTGGATATCCAGCTGGCCAGCGACCTGTGGCCCATTGAATCGGATGCCCATCAGCTGGAGCAAATTCTGCTTAACCTGATTGTAAACGCCAAACAGGCCATGCCGGATGGCGGAAAGCTGACCATCATTACGCAGAATTGCGCCATTGACCAAAAGTTTGCCAGCGACAATGAGGGCGCCCGCGCCGGTGATTTTGTGCGTCTTTCGGTGGCCGATACGGGCGTGGGCATGGATCAGGAGACATTAAAGCACATTTTTGAACCTTTTTTTACAACGCGCGGTGTGGGCGAGGGAACGGGCCTCGGCCTTTCCACGGTTTACGGCATTGTTAAACAAAACGAGGGTATGATTTACGTGACCAGTGCGCCGCAAAGCGGCACGATTTTCGACATATATTTTCCTAAGGTGGAGGGGACGGAACAAGCAACCCGGCCCGAGAATAAAGAAGAACAGCAAAACCTGCGGGGAGACGCCTCCATCCTGCTGGTGGAAGACGATGCCGACGTGCGCAAGCTGACCGGCAAGGCGCTCTCTTATTTCGGTTATAAAGTAACCCCCGCCCGCGATGGCAAGGACGCTCTGCGAAAGTTAAAAGCGGACCGCCAGGCATTTGATTTATTGATTACAGACCTTGTAATGCCGAATTTAAGCGGGAAAAAACTGGCGGCCATGATTCATGAATACTATCCCGGCCTACCTGTATTGTTTATTTCTGGCTACAGTGAAAATGAATTTAAAGAGGAAAACAGAAATGATCAGCCTAATTTTCTGCAAAAACCTTTTTCACCCATCGATTTAGCTAAAAAAGTTAATGAGTTGTTGAAGGACAGGAATGGCGCCAGGTGA
- a CDS encoding circadian clock KaiB family protein has protein sequence MSVNKQREVPASVQKWIFELYIAGQSPRSLQAIANLKLICEKNLKENYELTVIDVTENPSLARVKQIIALPTLIRLSPSPERKVVGDLSELDRAAAILELVNGK, from the coding sequence ATGTCTGTAAATAAGCAAAGAGAGGTCCCGGCATCGGTTCAAAAATGGATTTTTGAGTTGTACATTGCCGGTCAGTCGCCTCGTTCATTACAGGCCATCGCCAATCTTAAATTAATATGCGAAAAAAATTTAAAAGAAAATTACGAGTTGACAGTTATCGATGTTACGGAAAATCCCTCTCTGGCCAGAGTAAAACAGATCATCGCTCTGCCTACCTTGATCCGGTTGAGTCCCTCGCCGGAACGCAAGGTTGTGGGCGATTTATCGGAACTTGACAGAGCAGCGGCAATCCTGGAATTGGTCAATGGAAAATAA